A window of Streptomyces sp. SAI-127 contains these coding sequences:
- a CDS encoding MerR family transcriptional regulator, translating into MSSEHMQIGEVATRTELSLRTIRHYEDTGLVTPSARSQGGFRLYTESDVARLMVIRRMKPLGFTLDEMRALLEATDRLDGDEELPPEEHEELLDRIRGFEQAAQRRVEDLRTQLARAEEFAAALAERLTRAPAR; encoded by the coding sequence GTGAGCAGCGAGCACATGCAGATCGGCGAGGTCGCCACACGGACCGAGCTGTCGCTGCGCACCATCCGGCACTACGAGGACACCGGCCTTGTCACCCCCTCCGCCCGCTCCCAAGGCGGCTTCCGCCTCTACACCGAGTCCGACGTCGCCCGCCTGATGGTCATCCGCCGTATGAAGCCCCTCGGATTCACCCTCGACGAGATGCGCGCCCTGCTGGAGGCCACCGACCGCCTCGACGGGGACGAGGAACTGCCGCCCGAGGAGCACGAGGAACTGCTGGACCGGATTCGCGGCTTCGAGCAGGCCGCCCAGCGACGGGTCGAGGATCTGCGCACCCAGCTGGCGCGAGCGGAGGAGTTCGCGGCCGCGCTTGCCGAGCGCCTCACGCGGGCTCCCGCACGCTGA